The genomic region GATTGATCCGGCCCAGTTCGGCGGCCTTCTGGAACGCTGCCGCGTCGATTCCACCGAAGCCCCAGTACGAGTACGGCACACCCAACCCGTTGGGAATCTCACTGAAGTCCTCGCTGCCCATGCCCTGCGGCAGCTCTATGCTCCGATCGCCGAAGAACGTGGAGAATGCCTCAGCTAGACGTTTCGTGGTGTCAACATCGTTGTCAGTCAAGGGAAATCGATCGAACAACTCGAACTCTGGCTCGCGCGGCGAACCCGACGCCTGACACTCCGCGGTCACGATCCGGCGGATCGCATCGAGAATTGTGGTGCGGGTCTGCTCGTTGTACGTGCGGATGTTCAGCTGCAGTACGGCGTGGTCAGGTATGACGTTGCTCTTGCTGCCGGCCGCAATGCTGCCGACGGTGAGCACCGCTGATTCGACGGGAGCGATCTCCCGTGCGACGACGGTCTGCAACCGAATGACGATCATGGCCGCGAGCACCACCGGATCGACGGCGGACTGGGGCATCGATCCATGTGCGCCGCGGCCGTGCACGGTGATCCGCATGCTGTCGGCAGTGGCCAGGAACGGGCCGGCATGGATGCCCACCATGCCCGCCGGCACCGGCAAGACGTGTTGTCCGAAGGCGACATCGACGGTCGGCAGCAGCGCCGCCAGACCGTCGTCGACCATCGCACGGGCACCGTCGGCGGTCTCCTCTGCCTGCTGGAACAGCGCAACCAGGGTGCCGCCCCAGTGCTCGGCCCCTTCGGCCAGCAGCTGCGCGGCCCCGAGCAAAGCGGTCACATGGACGTCGTGCCCACACGCGTGCATCACCGGCACGTCATTGCCGTCGGCGTCAGTGACCCGGACGGTGCTGGCGTAGTCCAGCCCGGTCTTCTCGAACACGGGCAGCGCGTCCATGTCCGCACGCAGCAGCACAGTCGGACCCGGCCCGTTCGCGAGTATCCCGACGACGCCGGTCCCGCCCACCCCGTCGTGCACCTGAAATCCCGATCCGCGCAGCCGCTCCGCGACGGTGCCTGCCGTGGCGAACTCTTGATGCGACAGCTCGGGGTGCTCGTGCAGATCGCGATAGAAGTCCTCCTGCCAGCTCCGGATCCCAGACAGCCCGGTGAGCACGGAATCAGCGGCTTCACGTGTGGCGGTCATGCCCCCTCCGATCGTGATCGGCGACGCGCGAGCCGCACGTCGGTGGCCGGGTGCCTCACGTTCGCAATAGGCACGCCGCGAGCGTAGCGATCGAGTGCGAGATCGGCGGCGGGTTCAGACTAGAACCGGTAGTGAAGGACCACATTCCCCCTTCGGGACACGGCGACACTGGGTGCGGTCAGGCGGTTCATCAGACGCAGGCCGAGGGGAAACTCGGCAACCTCCGGCTCGCGGGTGCAGAGGATCTCCTTGACCAGCTTCAGCTTGGGGTTCCAGCGTTCGGGATACCGCGGGTCGTCGAATCCGGGGAATTTGGTGATATCCCTGATGGATTCGGCACCGCCAAAGCGCTTTTGGGCCCAGACGGCGAACTTGCTGTAGCCGTTGAAGGCTATCTCCCCGCTGGGGAAGTGGTCGATGATCCGATTCACCAGGGAGATCATCTCCTCCTCGGAGAGGAACGCGATCAGACCGTCGGCCACCACGACGGCGGGCCTGTCGGCGGGAAGGGCCTCTAGCCAGGTGGAGTCGGTCAGGTCGG from Mycolicibacterium sp. YH-1 harbors:
- a CDS encoding amidohydrolase — encoded protein: MTATREAADSVLTGLSGIRSWQEDFYRDLHEHPELSHQEFATAGTVAERLRGSGFQVHDGVGGTGVVGILANGPGPTVLLRADMDALPVFEKTGLDYASTVRVTDADGNDVPVMHACGHDVHVTALLGAAQLLAEGAEHWGGTLVALFQQAEETADGARAMVDDGLAALLPTVDVAFGQHVLPVPAGMVGIHAGPFLATADSMRITVHGRGAHGSMPQSAVDPVVLAAMIVIRLQTVVAREIAPVESAVLTVGSIAAGSKSNVIPDHAVLQLNIRTYNEQTRTTILDAIRRIVTAECQASGSPREPEFELFDRFPLTDNDVDTTKRLAEAFSTFFGDRSIELPQGMGSEDFSEIPNGLGVPYSYWGFGGIDAAAFQKAAELGRINQDIPVNHSATFAPVIQPTLDTGTQALVIAAMEWLAR
- a CDS encoding class I SAM-dependent methyltransferase, whose protein sequence is MAMTVPNFTPLQASLWLTLCGRALDNRLPHPILGDEMADEIVRKVDYDYKKLGIPTSSAIYIAHRAKKLDEIAQRFIDRHPNAVGLDLGAGLDSRALRVTLPPAADWYDIDFAEVIAARRQLLPDRATPHGIGADLTDSTWLEALPADRPAVVVADGLIAFLSEEEMISLVNRIIDHFPSGEIAFNGYSKFAVWAQKRFGGAESIRDITKFPGFDDPRYPERWNPKLKLVKEILCTREPEVAEFPLGLRLMNRLTAPSVAVSRRGNVVLHYRF